The proteins below come from a single Salvelinus alpinus chromosome 18, SLU_Salpinus.1, whole genome shotgun sequence genomic window:
- the LOC139543554 gene encoding delta-aminolevulinic acid dehydratase-like — MQPVESLLHSGYFHPTLRYWQTCASDLRPENLIYPIFITDSPDAVEPITSLPGQARYGVNKLEGMLRPLVEKGLKCVLIFGVPAKIAKDERGSGADTDNTPAVLAVKKIKSLFPDLLMACDVCLCPYTSHGHCGILREDGTLDNGASCQRLAEVALAYARAGCHIIAPSDMMDGRVGAIKHSLMSNDMGNKVSVLSYSAKFASCYYGPFRDAAQSKPAFGDRRCYQLPSGARGLALRAVDRDVKEGADMLMVKPGLPYLDIVREVKDKHPTHPLAVYNVSGEFAMLWHGAQAGAFDLRTAVLESMTAFRRAGADIIITYYTPQLLTWLKE, encoded by the exons ATGCAACCGGTCGAGTCTCTCCTCCACAGTGGCTATTTCCACCCAACACTCAGATACTGGCAGACCTGTGCCTCAGACTTGAGACCTGAGAACCTCATCTACCCCATCTTCATCAC TGACAGTCCTGATGCTGTGGAGCCCATCACTAGTCTACCTGGCCAGGCCAG ATATGGAGTGAATAAACTTGAGGGCATGCTACGTCCCCTTGTGGAGAAGGGCTTGAAGTGTGTGCTGATTTTCGGAGTGCCCGCAAAAATAGCTAAG GATGAGAGAGGTTCGGGTGCAGACACAGACAATACTCCGGCTGTGTTGGCTGTGAAGAAGATAAAGTCTCTTTTCCCTGACCTGCTGATGGCCTGTGACGTCTGCCTCTGTCCCTACACCTCACATGGACACTGTG GAATCCTGCGGGAGGATGGCACTCTGGACAATGGTGCCAGTTGCCAACGTTTGGCAGAAGTGGCATTGGCCTATGCCCGCGCTG GCTGTCACATCATTGCACCCTCTGATATGATGGATGGGCGAGTGGGAGCTATCAAACATTCACTGATGTCCAATGACATGGGCAACAAG GTGTCAGTGCTGAGTTACAGTGCCAAGTTTGCTTCCTGTTACTATGGTCCCTTCAG AGATGCAGCACAGTCCAAGCCAGCATTTGGAGATAGGCGCTGTTATCAGCTGCCCTCCGGTGCAAGGGGCCTGGCACTACGAGCTGTG GACAGAGATGTCAAGGAGGGAGCAGATATGCTGATGGTGAAGCCAGGACTGCCCTATCTGGACATAGTGAGGGAGGTCAAAGACAAG CACCCCACTCACCCACTGGCAGTGTATAACGTGTCAGGGGAGTTTGCCATGCTGTGGCATGGGGCCCAGGCTGGAGCTTTTGACCTGCGCACCGCTGTACTGGAGTCTATGACTGCCTTCCGCAGGGCAG GTGCTGACATCATCATCACCTACTACACACCTCAACTGCTCACCTGGCTGAAAGAGTAA